The DNA window CTCCCGGGTGAGTTCGTAGACGGTCCGCCCCGGCCCTTCATCGCTCTCTTCGATGCCCACCGCGCTCAGCTTCCCCTCCTTCGTGAGCTGCTTGAGCGCGTGGTAAATCGAGCCGAGCTTCACGCGGGGCCATGTCTCGACCTTCCACGAGACGAGAGCGCAATGCACCGCGTACCCATGCGCCTGTCGTCGCATCCGCACGACCCCACTCCGCGATTCACTACGAGATTCACGGGAACGGCATGCCGCTGGTTCTTGGTTTTCCCATCATGGCCTCCCCGTGGCCTGGCGATCCCGAGCTGACCATCCTGAGGGGTTACCTGGAGCGGCTGACTGACCGATACCGGGTGCTGTCCCAGGATGACGTTCTTCGGAGCGAAAGACGAGATGGACTACCCGGGAGGCACGAAGCTGCGAATCGCGCCAACGATCCGCGAGCGGCGTCGGGAGCTCCAGCAGCTCGGATGGGAGGTCATCGAACTCCCCGACCGAGATCACGGTGTTTTCACGGATCCGACCACGATCGTGCCGGTCGTCCGCAGCTTTCTCGATTCACGGCTCTGATCACGAGTGTATGACCATAGTTTCGCCGGGACGCGCTCACGACGCCATGGTCGCGGCGACGTCGAGCCTTCGGTCCCGAACCGCCCCCGCGATGACCACTCAGTCTTCGGAAGCCTTCTGGAGAGCCCCCCTCACCTCGGCGGCGACCCTAGGATCCGCCACGGTTCGCGCCAGCCAGACGCGCCGGAGTCGCATCATCGCTCCCTCGGGTAGATCGAGCGCGGCGAGACTCTCTTCGAGAGTTCCCCGTTCGGCGGCGATGACGAGACGCGCATAGTCATGCGCAGAGATGGGTCCCCGCTTCGCCTCCAGTGCGGCCACATAGGCTTTGTCGTACGCTGAGAGCACCAGCTTCTTGCCTCGCCGCAGCTCCTCCTGGATTTCGGCGAGCCGCCGCGCGTGCATGGATTCCCACGTCGCGAGCGCGACCCCCTCCACCTCCAGAATCGTGTCGCGCTCTGCGGGCCGATGGTCCAGCCGGGCCGCGATCGACGCACACTGCTCCACGGACAGTGAGACTTCCACGGGTTGCGCAAGTTCAGGCGCGCCGAGGGAGGCCGATGATTCGCTTTCCGTTGAGCTACCAGGATCAGACGCAGGCGCTGTCGCCTCGGT is part of the Chondromyces crocatus genome and encodes:
- a CDS encoding PadR family transcriptional regulator, coding for MRRQAHGYAVHCALVSWKVETWPRVKLGSIYHALKQLTKEGKLSAVGIEESDEGPGRTVYELTRESKAEFRQLLDAALSSVQMEELGEGSPSCKPCRGITSSSCCENSTARRWRSAMAWLH